In the Peromyscus leucopus breed LL Stock unplaced genomic scaffold, UCI_PerLeu_2.1 scaffold_1765, whole genome shotgun sequence genome, one interval contains:
- the LOC114689419 gene encoding LOW QUALITY PROTEIN: speckle-type POZ protein-like (The sequence of the model RefSeq protein was modified relative to this genomic sequence to represent the inferred CDS: inserted 1 base in 1 codon) — EEKTIASSSFWIQFKLQTTSRRNGRRWTAQRWDHTQIRLQNFSYMWTISNFRIIVEERLGSLRSQTFSIGANDKWCLAVNLKGIDEVSADYLSVNLVLLSCLRSXKFHFRNINAEGDKMETMRSPKAFKFMPGLDCGFKKYILRDFLLYHAPCLLPDDQLTLLCMVSMIQDSFSVSDQNRKPGIQVPSCTLADEPGELWENSQFTDCCLVVAGQEFQAHKAILAARSPVFRAMFEHDMEESRKNRFEIPDLEPQVFKVMMDFIYTGTAPDLDSMADALLADADKYGLECLKVMCEDSLFRDLSVENAAYTLFLAELHSSWQLNTKALDFITAHASEASDTSGWKAMVGSSPHLVAEAQSYLASAHLPFLEPPSNA, encoded by the exons GTGAAGAGAAAACAATTGCTAGTTCTTCATTTTGGATCCAATTTAAACTTCAAACTACCTCCAGGAGAAATGGCAGGAGATGGACAGCCCAGAGATGGGACCACACTCAAATCAGGCTTCAGAATTTCTCCTACATGTGGACCATCAGCAACTTCCGTATTATTGTGGAGGAAAGGCTAGGAAGCCTTAGAAGCCAAACTTTCTCAATAGGAGCCAATGACAAATGGTGTTTGGCAGTAAACCTGAAGGGAATTGATGAAGTAAGTGCAGATTACCTGTCAGTTAATCTAGTTTTGCTCAGTTGTCTAAGGA CAAAGTTCCACTTCAGGAACATAAATGCTGAAGGAGACAAAATGGAAACCATGAGGAGCCCAAAAGCCTTTAAGTTCATGCCAGGCCTTGACTGTGGATTCAAAAAGTACATCCTTCGAGATTTCCTCCTGTATCATGCGCCTTGTCTTCTTCCAGACGACCAGCTCACCCTCCTCTGCATGGTGAGCATGATCCAGGACTCCTTCAGTGTCTCTGACCAGAACAGAAAGCCAGGGATTCAAGTTCCAAGCTGCACATTGGCAGATGAACCAGGAGAGCTGTGGGAGAATTCCCAGTTCACAGACTGTTGCCTGGTGGTAGCTGGCCAGGAATTCCAGGCTCACAAGGCCATCTTAGCAGCTCGCTCTCCAGTTTTCAGAGCCATGTTTGAACATGACATGGAGGAGAGCAGAAAGAATCGCTTTGAGATCCCTGACCTGGAGCCACAAGTCTTCAAGGTAATGATGGACTTCATTTACACAGGAACAGCACCAGACCTGGACAGCATGGCAGATGCTCTGCTGGCAGATGCTGACAAGTATGGTCTGGAATGTTTGAAGGTCATGTGTGAGGATTCCCTCTTCAGGGACCTCTCTGTGGAGAATGCTGCCTACACTCTCTTCCTGGCTGAACTCCACAGCTCATGGCAGCTGAATACCAAGGCACTGGATTTCATTACAGCTCATGCTTCTGAGGCATCTGATACCTCAGGCTGGAAGGCAATGGTGGGCTCAAGTCCCCATTTAGTGGCTGAAGCCCAAAGTTATCTGGCTTCTgctcatctccctttcttggaGCCCCCTTCAAATGCTTGA